In Candidatus Poribacteria bacterium, the DNA window AACAATTTGGAGGCTGGGGATGACGAAGCCTTCATGGTAGATGAAGATTATTTACGGGCCTTGGAATACGGGATGCCGCCGACAGGTGGACTCGGCATCGGTATCGACCGATTGACAATGTTGCTAACAAACCAATACTCCATCCGAGACGTAATCTTATTTCCGCAAATGCGTCCGGAACGCTAACCAGAAAGATATTTTTTGAAGATACACTTCAATGCCGTATACTAAAAAGTGAGTTCGTAGAGAAATGAGGACCGCACCACCCCTTCTTACGGAAAGGCTGCTACTTCGTTCACTGACCCTTGGAGATGCCACCGATGTGCAACGCCTGGCTGGTGATCGTGACATAGCCGCAACGTTAGCGACCCTGCCGCATCCCTATGAAAATGGTATGGCGGAGAAATGGATTCGTTCCTGTTACGAAAAGTTTCAAAAAGACGAAGCACTCAATTTCGCAATTACGCTGAGAACAGACAAAAACTTAATCGGTGGGATAGCACTGAGACTCGATCAAGAAAACGAGAGGGGTGAACTCGGTTATTGGATTGGGAAAT includes these proteins:
- a CDS encoding GNAT family N-acetyltransferase; its protein translation is MRTAPPLLTERLLLRSLTLGDATDVQRLAGDRDIAATLATLPHPYENGMAEKWIRSCYEKFQKDEALNFAITLRTDKNLIGGIALRLDQENERGELGYWIGKSYWNCGYATEAAKAVVAYGFKVLKLNRIYAYHFTRNPASGRVLEKVGMRYEGYRRQHTKKWGNFEDSMGYGMLKADFDAKAVKEPL